A stretch of the Mycobacteroides immunogenum genome encodes the following:
- a CDS encoding alpha/beta hydrolase, with the protein MLVTLHPKSGLKARLSFLFVLLFVKPLLILFPIFDGGLRQLKWLDRGAQRGPDAPGIQRTRVTLADRPTDLMIAAGTAPSDSSTAILYLHGGAFIACGPATHRKITGLLARQLRIPVYVLDYRQLPEVGVGSSVADAVQAYRELLQDYERVIVVGDSAGGYLSGKVIEYAHNHGLPKPVAYVGYSPLLDLDLGANPESTSRHDAYLPKSKLKKLAPKFDRGPVEFTGERRVISVPVEAYPPTLLITAQDEFLEPDAIELAEKLSAAGVVVNVHSYSWQLHAFPAIAVSRDTAEAVVLSADFIREALAAAEQGPVTEQAG; encoded by the coding sequence ATGCTCGTCACCCTGCACCCCAAGTCGGGTCTCAAGGCACGCTTGTCCTTCTTGTTCGTGCTGCTTTTCGTGAAGCCGCTGCTGATCTTGTTCCCGATCTTCGACGGGGGCCTTCGGCAGCTCAAATGGCTCGATCGTGGCGCGCAGCGCGGGCCCGACGCACCCGGCATCCAGCGCACGCGGGTGACCCTGGCCGACAGGCCCACGGACCTGATGATCGCGGCGGGGACGGCGCCGTCGGATTCCAGCACCGCGATTCTGTATCTGCACGGGGGCGCGTTCATCGCATGCGGTCCGGCCACCCACCGCAAGATCACCGGTCTACTGGCCCGTCAGCTCAGAATCCCCGTGTACGTGCTGGACTACCGGCAGCTACCGGAGGTGGGCGTGGGTTCCTCGGTGGCGGATGCGGTGCAGGCCTACCGCGAGCTGTTACAGGACTACGAGCGCGTGATCGTTGTCGGAGATTCGGCCGGTGGGTACCTGAGCGGCAAAGTCATCGAATACGCGCATAACCATGGGCTACCAAAACCCGTTGCGTATGTGGGCTATTCGCCGTTGTTGGATCTGGACCTGGGTGCAAATCCGGAAAGCACCAGCCGTCATGACGCCTACCTGCCCAAGAGCAAGCTCAAGAAGCTGGCGCCCAAGTTCGATAGGGGGCCAGTGGAATTCACCGGAGAACGCCGCGTGATCTCGGTGCCCGTCGAGGCCTACCCGCCCACCCTGCTCATCACCGCCCAGGATGAATTCCTGGAACCGGATGCCATCGAGCTTGCCGAGAAACTTTCCGCGGCAGGAGTGGTGGTCAACGTGCACAGCTACTCGTGGCAGCTGCACGCGTTCCCGGCCATCGCCGTCTCGCGCGATACGGCCGAGGCTGTGGTGCTCTCGGCAGACTTCATCCGTGAGGCGCTGGCCGCCGCTGAGCAGGGGCCGGTGACCGAACAAGCCGGGTAG
- a CDS encoding NADH:flavin oxidoreductase/NADH oxidase, with amino-acid sequence MSQLFEPYRLRDITIPNRIWMSPMCQYSAEPTGPLVGTPHDWHRTHLISRAIGGAGLVFTEATSVNAQGRLSPYDTGLWNDTQEHAWAAIVEGIKQYGAVPAIQLGHAGRKASTVAPWDGHHSLDPSDPLSWQTIGPTEAPYGDFVPPVSAATADLTAIIEDYVGAAQRAVRAGFQVLEVHAAHGYIQHQFLSPASNTRTDEYGGSFAGRVKFTLDTVTAVRSVWPEHLPLFVRVSATDWLSEEPGLEADSWTPDQTVELARLLQARGVDLIDVSTGGNVPHVHIPTGPGYQVRFARRVQTETSLPAAAVGMITESHQAESILAAGDASAVLLGRELLRDPYWPRRAARELGAELNPVVPKQYARAF; translated from the coding sequence ATGAGCCAGCTGTTCGAGCCGTACCGGTTGCGTGACATCACCATTCCCAACCGGATCTGGATGTCGCCGATGTGCCAATACTCGGCGGAACCCACCGGGCCGCTGGTTGGGACACCGCATGACTGGCACCGCACGCATCTGATCAGCCGCGCCATCGGTGGTGCTGGACTGGTGTTCACCGAGGCCACCTCGGTGAACGCGCAGGGCCGGCTCTCTCCGTACGACACCGGCCTGTGGAATGACACCCAGGAGCACGCCTGGGCCGCCATCGTGGAAGGAATCAAGCAGTATGGCGCCGTTCCGGCGATACAGCTCGGGCATGCCGGCCGCAAGGCGTCCACCGTCGCGCCATGGGACGGGCACCATTCGCTGGATCCCTCGGATCCGTTGAGTTGGCAGACAATTGGGCCAACGGAGGCGCCGTACGGTGACTTCGTACCACCGGTATCAGCCGCCACCGCCGACCTTACGGCGATCATCGAAGACTATGTCGGTGCCGCGCAACGTGCGGTGCGGGCAGGTTTCCAGGTGCTTGAAGTGCACGCCGCGCACGGCTACATTCAGCACCAATTTCTTTCTCCGGCAAGCAATACTCGCACCGACGAGTATGGAGGTTCGTTCGCGGGGCGGGTCAAGTTCACCCTTGATACCGTCACGGCAGTGCGCAGCGTCTGGCCCGAACATCTCCCGCTTTTCGTCAGGGTCTCGGCCACCGACTGGCTATCCGAGGAACCGGGGCTGGAAGCCGACAGCTGGACACCCGATCAGACGGTCGAGCTGGCCAGGCTGCTGCAGGCCCGTGGAGTAGACCTCATCGATGTATCGACGGGGGGCAATGTTCCGCACGTACATATCCCGACCGGGCCCGGGTACCAGGTGAGGTTCGCGCGGCGCGTGCAGACCGAAACTTCGCTTCCCGCAGCGGCGGTCGGCATGATTACCGAATCGCATCAGGCAGAATCCATTCTCGCCGCGGGGGATGCCTCCGCGGTACTGCTGGGCCGCGAGTTGCTGCGCGACCCGTACTGGCCACGGCGCGCCGCACGCGAGTTGGGTGCTGAACTGAATCCCGTGGTGCCCAAGCAGTACGCGCGAGCTTTCTAG
- a CDS encoding DEAD/DEAH box helicase: MTVGYGRELLDLIVAGTPSGETPVRHICDIPARNAEVANWPHWAHPDAVAAFSAQGVAAPWTHQVAAASLAFSGRHVVVATGTASGKSVAYQLPILTALASEPRARALYLAPTKALGHDQLRSVRELITGIDNFDRILPCTYDGDSSNELRRFARESSRWIFTNPDMMHVSLLRNHTRWSAFLRGLRYLVVDECHYYRGVFGSNVALVLQRLLRLCARYGSHPTVVFASATTANPGAAAQALIGQPVEEVVADGSPHGMRTVALWEPPLLPITGENGAPVRRPVSTETSRLLADLVQEGARTLAFVRSRRGAEMTALGAAHRLAEVDPGLASQVAAYRAGYLPEDRRALEQALSTGTLTGAATTNALELGVDIAGLDAVVVAGFPGTVASFWQQAGRSGRRGQGSLVVLVARDDPLDTYLVHHPAALLDKPIEAVVIDPTNPHVLRPHLLCAATELPLSEDDVHSLDAGQVVSDLVDDGLLRKRPGGYFAAPGLNPYAAVDIRGSIGGQVMILEADTGRVLGTVDTGRAPATVHPGAVYLHSGETYVVDSLDFGDGIALVHNDRPDYSTFARSTIDIAITGEGERVALGDVHIGLVPVDVTHQVIGYLRKLATGEILDFVELDMPSSTLSTKAVMYTVTPEALSGIDIDPLSIPGALHAAEHAAIGLLPLVASCDRGDIGGVSTALQPETGLPTVFVYDGHPGGAGFAARGYEQLATWLGATADAIGACECEAGCPSCVQSPKCGNGNSPLDKAAAIKVLRLVLSRLPR, from the coding sequence GTGACTGTCGGTTACGGCCGTGAACTGCTGGATCTTATTGTGGCAGGCACCCCGAGCGGTGAGACTCCGGTACGGCATATTTGCGATATTCCTGCCCGGAACGCCGAGGTTGCCAACTGGCCGCACTGGGCTCATCCCGACGCGGTAGCCGCATTCAGCGCCCAAGGCGTGGCAGCGCCGTGGACGCACCAGGTAGCCGCCGCCTCCCTGGCCTTCTCGGGTCGCCACGTGGTGGTAGCCACCGGAACCGCGTCCGGGAAGTCTGTCGCCTACCAGCTGCCGATCCTGACGGCCCTGGCCTCCGAGCCCCGTGCCCGAGCCCTGTACCTGGCACCCACCAAGGCGCTCGGCCACGACCAATTGCGCTCGGTGCGCGAATTAATCACGGGGATTGACAATTTCGACCGGATACTGCCCTGCACATACGACGGCGACAGCTCCAACGAATTGCGGCGGTTCGCGCGCGAAAGCTCTCGCTGGATCTTCACCAATCCCGACATGATGCATGTGTCGCTGCTGCGCAACCACACCCGCTGGTCGGCCTTCCTGCGCGGACTGCGCTACCTCGTGGTCGATGAATGCCATTACTACCGAGGCGTTTTCGGATCAAATGTGGCGCTCGTGCTGCAGCGGCTGCTGCGCTTGTGTGCACGTTACGGCTCGCATCCGACGGTGGTTTTCGCCAGTGCCACCACAGCGAATCCTGGCGCGGCAGCACAGGCCCTGATCGGGCAACCCGTGGAAGAGGTCGTCGCGGACGGATCACCGCACGGGATGCGTACCGTTGCCCTCTGGGAACCGCCGCTGTTGCCGATCACCGGCGAGAACGGGGCTCCTGTGCGCCGCCCGGTCAGTACCGAGACGTCGCGCCTGTTGGCCGATCTGGTCCAGGAGGGCGCACGGACGCTGGCCTTCGTCAGATCGCGGCGCGGCGCGGAGATGACGGCACTGGGCGCCGCCCATCGACTGGCCGAGGTCGACCCCGGCCTGGCGTCACAGGTGGCCGCATATCGGGCCGGATACTTGCCCGAGGATCGTCGCGCCTTGGAGCAGGCGTTGTCCACGGGCACGCTGACCGGCGCGGCCACCACGAATGCCCTTGAGTTGGGCGTGGATATCGCCGGGCTGGATGCCGTCGTGGTGGCCGGCTTCCCGGGCACCGTGGCCTCGTTCTGGCAGCAAGCCGGCCGCTCCGGCAGGCGGGGCCAGGGCTCATTGGTGGTGCTGGTGGCCCGTGATGATCCATTGGACACCTATCTGGTGCACCACCCCGCTGCCCTGTTGGACAAGCCGATCGAAGCGGTGGTGATCGACCCCACCAATCCGCATGTGTTGCGCCCACATCTGCTCTGCGCGGCAACAGAACTCCCCCTGAGTGAAGATGATGTGCACTCCCTCGATGCCGGGCAGGTGGTGTCCGATCTGGTTGACGACGGTCTACTAAGAAAACGGCCAGGCGGATACTTCGCCGCCCCTGGCCTCAATCCGTATGCGGCGGTGGATATTCGCGGCTCGATCGGCGGGCAGGTGATGATCCTGGAGGCCGATACCGGACGGGTATTGGGCACCGTCGATACCGGTCGCGCGCCGGCGACGGTGCATCCGGGCGCGGTCTACCTGCATTCCGGCGAAACCTACGTCGTCGATTCGCTCGACTTTGGCGACGGAATCGCTTTGGTACACAACGACCGTCCCGATTATTCGACCTTTGCTCGCTCTACCATCGATATCGCGATCACCGGCGAAGGAGAGCGCGTCGCCCTGGGTGACGTACACATCGGATTGGTGCCGGTGGATGTGACGCACCAGGTGATCGGCTATCTGCGCAAGCTGGCGACCGGCGAGATCCTCGACTTCGTGGAACTCGATATGCCTTCCTCGACGCTGAGCACCAAAGCGGTGATGTACACGGTCACGCCGGAAGCCTTGTCGGGCATCGATATCGATCCACTGTCGATTCCCGGAGCCCTACATGCCGCCGAGCATGCCGCCATAGGCCTGCTGCCATTGGTGGCCAGCTGCGACCGCGGCGATATCGGCGGCGTGTCCACCGCCCTGCAGCCGGAGACCGGCCTCCCGACGGTGTTCGTATACGACGGCCATCCCGGTGGCGCGGGCTTCGCGGCGCGGGGGTACGAACAGCTGGCAACGTGGCTGGGCGCCACGGCCGATGCCATCGGGGCGTGCGAATGCGAGGCGGGTTGCCCTTCCTGTGTGCAATCACCCAAGTGCGGCAATGGAAATTCCCCGCTGGACAAGGCGGCGGCGATCAAGGTGCTACGGCTGGTGCTATCCCGGCTGCCGCGCTAG
- a CDS encoding cold-shock protein: MPQGTVKWFNAEKGFGFIAPEDGSADVFVHYTEIQGNGFRTLEENQKVEFEVGQSPKGPQATGVRAV; this comes from the coding sequence ATGCCACAGGGAACTGTGAAGTGGTTCAACGCGGAAAAGGGCTTCGGGTTCATTGCGCCCGAGGACGGCTCCGCTGACGTCTTCGTCCACTACACGGAGATTCAGGGCAACGGATTCCGTACCCTGGAAGAGAACCAGAAGGTTGAGTTCGAGGTAGGCCAGAGCCCCAAGGGCCCGCAGGCTACCGGCGTCCGCGCCGTCTGA
- the topA gene encoding type I DNA topoisomerase — protein MRRLVIVESPTKARKIAGYLGDGYVVESSRGHIRDLPRAAADVPAKYKSEPWARLGVNVDEDFEPLYIVSPDKKGTVTELKGLLKDVDELYLATDGDREGEAIAWHLLETLKPKVPVRRMVFHEITEQAILAAAQDPRDLDNNLVDAQETRRILDRLYGYEVSPVLWKKVGRNLSAGRVQSVATRIIVQRERDRMAFRSAGYWDLGAELDAGGEAKPPRFNARLVSVDALRVASGRDFDSLGQVKKADEVLVLDEVRANALVAGLSQATLTVASAEEKPYTRKPYPPFMTSTLQQEAGRKLRFSSERTMSIAQRLYENGYITYMRTDSTTLSESALTAARSQAAELYGNEYVHPSPRQYTRKVKNAQEAHEAIRPAGETFKTPGQLHSSLDNDEFRLYELIWQRTVASQMADARGTTLSLRLAGTATSGEQVVFTASGRTITFPGFLSAYVETVDELSGGEADDEERRLPQLKQGQSVTVADLSADGHTTNPPARYTEASLIKALEELGIGRPSTYSSIIRTIQDRGYVHKRGSALVPSWTAFAVIGLLEQHFGRLVDYDFTAAMEDDLDEIASGNERRTNWLNAFYFGGDHGVEGSVARAGGLKRLVGVNLEEIDAREINSIKLFDDDQGRPIYVRVGKNGPYLERIITGDDGEPTPQRANVKDGVTPDELTVEMAEQLFAIPQEGRSLGVDPETGHEIVAKDGRFGPYVTEVLPAPPEPVEAEKPKRGAKKVEGPKPRTGSLLKSMTLETVTLEDALKLLSLPRVVGVDPANGEEITAQNGRYGPYLKRGTDSRSLATEDQIFTVTLDEALKIYSEPKRRGGQSASAAPLRELGTDSATGKPMVIKDGRFGPYVTDGETNASLRKGDDVLSITDERASELLADRRARGPVKRAKKAPAKAAKKAPAKKAPAKKAAKKAT, from the coding sequence TTGCGACGGCTCGTCATCGTCGAATCACCGACGAAGGCCCGCAAGATCGCTGGCTACCTCGGCGACGGGTACGTCGTCGAATCTTCGCGTGGCCACATCCGGGACCTGCCCCGTGCTGCTGCCGATGTTCCGGCCAAGTACAAGTCCGAACCCTGGGCCCGCCTCGGGGTGAACGTCGACGAGGACTTCGAGCCCCTCTACATCGTCAGCCCGGATAAGAAGGGCACGGTCACCGAGCTCAAGGGCCTGTTGAAGGACGTTGACGAGCTTTATCTCGCAACGGACGGTGACCGCGAGGGTGAGGCCATCGCCTGGCACCTGCTGGAGACTCTCAAGCCCAAGGTGCCGGTTCGGCGCATGGTCTTCCACGAGATCACCGAGCAGGCCATCCTCGCGGCCGCTCAGGACCCCCGTGATCTCGATAACAACCTCGTCGATGCCCAGGAGACCCGCCGCATCCTGGACCGGCTCTACGGCTACGAGGTGAGTCCCGTGCTGTGGAAGAAGGTCGGACGTAACCTGTCCGCCGGACGCGTGCAGTCGGTGGCCACCCGGATCATCGTGCAGCGCGAACGCGACCGCATGGCGTTCCGCAGTGCGGGCTATTGGGATCTGGGCGCCGAGCTGGACGCGGGCGGCGAGGCGAAACCGCCGCGATTCAATGCCCGCCTGGTCAGTGTGGATGCCCTGCGGGTGGCCTCGGGCCGTGATTTCGACTCGCTGGGCCAGGTCAAAAAGGCCGACGAGGTACTGGTCCTCGATGAGGTGCGTGCGAACGCCCTGGTCGCCGGGCTGTCTCAGGCGACGCTGACGGTTGCCTCCGCCGAGGAGAAGCCCTACACGCGCAAGCCGTACCCGCCGTTCATGACGTCGACGCTGCAGCAGGAGGCGGGCCGCAAGCTGCGGTTCTCCTCCGAGCGCACCATGAGCATCGCGCAGCGGCTGTACGAAAACGGTTACATCACCTATATGCGTACCGACTCCACGACGCTGTCGGAATCGGCATTGACCGCAGCGCGTAGCCAGGCCGCGGAGTTGTACGGAAACGAATACGTGCATCCTTCGCCACGGCAATACACGCGCAAGGTGAAAAATGCGCAGGAGGCGCACGAAGCCATTCGCCCGGCAGGTGAGACATTCAAAACTCCGGGTCAATTGCATTCATCGCTCGATAACGACGAATTCCGTTTGTACGAGCTGATTTGGCAGCGCACGGTGGCGTCGCAGATGGCCGATGCGCGTGGCACCACGCTGAGCCTGCGGCTGGCCGGTACCGCCACCTCCGGTGAGCAGGTGGTGTTCACCGCGAGCGGACGCACCATCACGTTCCCCGGATTCTTGTCTGCCTACGTGGAGACCGTCGACGAGCTGAGCGGCGGCGAGGCGGACGATGAAGAACGTCGTCTGCCGCAGCTCAAGCAGGGGCAGAGCGTCACCGTCGCGGACCTGTCCGCCGATGGTCACACCACCAACCCGCCCGCCCGATACACCGAAGCCTCGCTCATCAAGGCGTTGGAAGAGCTGGGGATTGGACGTCCGTCGACCTACTCGTCGATCATCCGGACCATCCAGGATCGTGGATACGTGCACAAGCGGGGCAGTGCCTTGGTCCCGTCGTGGACGGCATTCGCGGTGATCGGGCTTTTGGAACAGCACTTTGGCCGCCTTGTCGACTACGACTTCACGGCCGCCATGGAAGATGACCTGGACGAGATCGCCTCAGGAAACGAGCGCCGCACAAACTGGTTGAACGCCTTCTACTTTGGTGGAGACCACGGCGTCGAGGGTTCGGTGGCGCGTGCCGGCGGACTCAAGCGTCTGGTGGGTGTGAATCTTGAGGAAATCGACGCTCGAGAGATCAACTCCATCAAGTTGTTCGACGACGATCAGGGTCGTCCCATCTACGTACGGGTTGGCAAGAACGGACCGTATCTGGAGCGGATCATCACCGGGGACGATGGCGAACCGACGCCGCAGCGTGCCAACGTCAAGGATGGCGTCACCCCCGATGAGCTGACGGTCGAGATGGCCGAGCAGCTGTTCGCGATCCCGCAAGAGGGTCGTTCGCTGGGCGTTGATCCGGAGACTGGGCATGAAATCGTCGCTAAGGATGGACGTTTCGGTCCCTACGTGACCGAGGTGCTGCCTGCTCCGCCGGAACCGGTTGAGGCTGAGAAGCCGAAGCGGGGAGCCAAGAAGGTGGAAGGTCCCAAGCCTCGTACCGGCTCGCTGCTCAAGTCCATGACCCTGGAGACGGTGACGCTTGAGGACGCGCTGAAGCTGCTCTCGTTGCCGCGTGTGGTCGGTGTCGACCCCGCCAACGGCGAGGAGATCACCGCACAGAACGGTCGCTACGGCCCATACCTGAAGCGCGGCACGGATTCCCGGTCATTGGCCACCGAGGATCAGATCTTCACCGTTACTCTCGACGAGGCGCTGAAGATCTACTCGGAGCCCAAACGCCGTGGTGGACAATCGGCTTCGGCTGCTCCGCTGCGCGAGCTCGGTACGGACTCGGCGACCGGTAAGCCGATGGTGATCAAAGATGGCCGCTTTGGCCCCTACGTCACCGACGGTGAGACGAACGCCAGCCTGCGCAAGGGTGATGACGTGCTATCGATCACTGACGAGCGGGCTTCCGAGCTGCTCGCCGATCGCCGTGCGCGTGGGCCGGTGAAGCGGGCGAAGAAGGCTCCGGCGAAGGCCGCCAAGAAGGCTCCGGCCAAGAAGGCGCCCGCGAAAAAGGCTGCGAAGAAGGCGACGTAG
- a CDS encoding adenylate/guanylate cyclase domain-containing protein: MRTPWPLFIMGIAQSNLVGALFVLGFLRFGLPPSDRVELTELGPQRLIILGVSLFILFVVGAIVSTYLLLPVLRWQYRSPDFESEGSEAVRVRALQMPFYRTVISVATWLVGGAIFVAVTWSSTHSSVLVAAFATVLGATTTSIIGYLQSERVLRPVAIQALRRGVPENVTAPGVIVRQVLTWALSTGVPILAIVLTVVGQRAGYLKSNADNLTGSILILAIIALAIGLMGTLLVATSIADPLRQLRWALSEVQRGNYNAHVPIYDASELGLLQAGFNDMVRDLGERQRLRDLFGRYVGEDVARRALEYGTELGGQERSVAVLFVDLVGSTQLASTRGPAVVVRVLNEFFRVIVDTVNKHGGFVNKFQGDAALAIFGAPIDHPDGAAAALAAARELSGELTNVLGSNDFGIGVSAGRAIAGHIGAQARFEYTVIGDPVNEAARLTELAKNEPGNVLASASAVMEARDEEALRWDVGETVELRGRTVSTQVARPRHS, from the coding sequence ATGCGCACACCGTGGCCTCTCTTCATCATGGGTATCGCCCAGTCGAACCTGGTCGGAGCTCTGTTCGTACTGGGATTCCTGCGGTTCGGCCTGCCGCCGAGCGACCGCGTAGAACTGACCGAACTGGGCCCACAGCGGCTCATCATTCTGGGCGTCTCGCTGTTCATCCTGTTCGTCGTCGGTGCCATCGTCAGCACCTATCTGCTGCTACCAGTGCTGCGCTGGCAGTACCGGTCGCCCGACTTCGAGTCCGAAGGCTCCGAGGCGGTCCGGGTGCGGGCCCTGCAAATGCCCTTTTACCGGACCGTCATCAGTGTCGCGACGTGGCTCGTCGGAGGCGCCATCTTCGTCGCGGTCACCTGGTCGTCCACCCATAGCTCGGTGCTGGTCGCGGCATTCGCAACCGTGCTCGGTGCCACCACCACCAGCATCATCGGGTACCTACAGTCCGAACGCGTCCTGCGCCCGGTGGCCATCCAGGCCTTACGGCGCGGCGTGCCCGAAAATGTCACCGCTCCTGGCGTTATCGTCCGTCAGGTACTCACCTGGGCACTGAGCACCGGTGTTCCGATTCTGGCGATTGTGCTGACCGTCGTGGGACAGCGCGCCGGGTACCTCAAGTCCAACGCCGACAACCTCACCGGATCGATCCTGATCCTGGCGATCATCGCGCTGGCCATCGGACTGATGGGCACCCTGCTGGTGGCGACATCCATCGCCGACCCGCTGCGCCAGCTGCGTTGGGCACTCAGCGAAGTGCAACGTGGCAACTACAACGCTCACGTACCCATCTATGACGCCAGCGAGCTGGGGCTGTTGCAGGCGGGGTTCAACGACATGGTGCGCGATCTCGGCGAGCGGCAACGCCTACGCGACCTGTTCGGCCGCTACGTCGGTGAAGATGTGGCACGCCGCGCACTCGAGTACGGCACCGAGCTCGGCGGGCAGGAACGCAGCGTCGCGGTTCTTTTCGTCGACCTGGTGGGATCCACTCAGCTGGCGTCCACCCGCGGGCCCGCCGTGGTCGTGCGGGTGCTTAACGAGTTCTTCCGAGTCATCGTCGACACCGTCAACAAGCACGGCGGCTTCGTCAACAAGTTCCAGGGTGATGCCGCGCTCGCCATCTTCGGCGCCCCCATCGACCATCCAGATGGTGCCGCCGCAGCCTTGGCCGCCGCGCGCGAACTTTCCGGCGAGCTCACCAATGTGCTGGGCTCCAACGACTTCGGTATCGGCGTCTCCGCCGGGCGAGCCATCGCCGGCCACATCGGCGCCCAGGCCCGGTTTGAGTACACCGTCATCGGCGACCCCGTGAACGAAGCGGCCCGGCTCACCGAGCTGGCCAAGAACGAGCCCGGAAACGTGCTCGCGTCTGCCTCGGCGGTCATGGAAGCCCGCGACGAAGAAGCGCTGCGCTGGGACGTCGGCGAGACCGTTGAGCTGCGCGGCCGCACGGTATCTACGCAAGTGGCACGCCCGCGGCACAGCTAG
- a CDS encoding DNA polymerase III subunit delta', producing the protein MSGVFGRLVDQGAVVSTLSSSALAARGDDAGRMTHAWLFTGPPGSGRSVAALCFAAALQCEAQETAGCGVCRPCTTTMAGTHADVRRVVPEGLSIGVDEMRAIVQAAWRRPSTGRWLVVLIEDADRLTEGAGNVLLKVVEEPPPRTVFLLCAPSVDPEDISITLRSRCRHVALVTPSVTAIAQVLMDRDGIDAEQAQWAASVSGGHVGRARRLATDEQARARRLKALGLAREAATPTRAYAAAEELVTSADAEAKELTAARNEAEEEELKTALGAGGTGKGAATALRGSAGVLKDLERKQKSRQTRASRDALDRTLIDLATYFRDALVLSFGAADEGDVALHHPDMADRLGPMVDRVPPEQLLKCIEAVLECREALAVNVKPKFAIDALVATAGQALRPTE; encoded by the coding sequence ATGAGCGGGGTTTTTGGGCGCCTGGTGGATCAGGGAGCGGTGGTTTCCACGCTCTCATCCTCGGCATTGGCTGCACGTGGTGATGACGCGGGACGGATGACCCACGCGTGGTTGTTTACCGGCCCGCCGGGTTCGGGCAGGTCGGTGGCTGCCTTGTGTTTTGCCGCGGCGCTTCAGTGCGAAGCGCAGGAGACCGCGGGTTGTGGCGTATGCCGTCCGTGTACGACAACGATGGCCGGTACCCATGCTGACGTGCGCAGAGTTGTGCCCGAGGGCCTGTCGATCGGTGTGGACGAGATGCGCGCCATCGTGCAGGCGGCATGGCGCAGGCCGAGTACCGGGCGCTGGTTGGTGGTGTTGATCGAAGATGCCGACCGACTGACCGAGGGCGCCGGCAATGTGCTGCTGAAGGTTGTCGAGGAACCGCCGCCGCGGACCGTGTTCCTGTTGTGTGCGCCGTCGGTGGATCCCGAGGACATTTCGATCACTCTTCGATCGCGCTGTCGCCATGTGGCGCTCGTCACGCCCTCGGTCACGGCCATCGCCCAGGTGTTGATGGACCGCGATGGGATCGACGCGGAGCAGGCACAGTGGGCGGCATCGGTCAGTGGCGGTCATGTGGGCCGGGCCCGCAGGCTGGCGACCGATGAGCAGGCTCGTGCCCGTCGGCTCAAGGCGTTGGGGCTGGCCCGGGAGGCGGCGACTCCGACCCGGGCGTATGCGGCGGCCGAGGAGCTGGTCACCAGCGCCGATGCTGAGGCCAAGGAGCTGACGGCCGCGCGTAATGAGGCAGAAGAGGAAGAACTCAAGACAGCGCTGGGAGCGGGCGGTACGGGAAAGGGTGCGGCGACAGCGCTGCGCGGATCCGCCGGAGTCTTGAAAGATCTTGAGCGGAAACAGAAATCCCGGCAAACGCGGGCGTCGCGTGATGCGCTGGACCGTACACTGATCGACCTGGCGACCTACTTCCGAGACGCCTTGGTGCTGTCGTTCGGTGCCGCCGATGAGGGCGACGTGGCCCTGCATCATCCCGATATGGCGGACCGGCTTGGGCCGATGGTGGACAGGGTCCCGCCCGAACAGCTGCTGAAGTGCATTGAGGCGGTCCTGGAGTGTCGAGAAGCGCTGGCGGTTAACGTGAAGCCCAAGTTCGCGATCGATGCTCTGGTAGCGACGGCAGGTCAGGCGCTGCGTCCGACGGAATGA
- a CDS encoding helix-turn-helix transcriptional regulator: MPDFSQRLSHLFATVHPAGRGPYSLNEVVAALGERGVEVSSPYLSLLRKGERSNPAPEIVTALAEFFQVSPAYFYDANYAASVNRDLDWLVQLRDSKVREIAQRSYALSEHSRQAIADMVDHLRKVEGIPDKEAGAAKSS, from the coding sequence ATGCCGGACTTTTCGCAGCGATTGAGCCATCTGTTTGCCACGGTGCATCCCGCCGGGCGTGGCCCGTATTCACTGAACGAGGTGGTCGCCGCACTTGGCGAGCGCGGCGTCGAGGTCTCTTCGCCATATCTATCGCTCCTACGCAAGGGCGAGCGGTCGAACCCCGCACCCGAAATCGTGACGGCGCTGGCCGAGTTCTTTCAGGTGAGCCCCGCCTACTTCTATGACGCCAACTACGCCGCATCGGTGAACCGCGACCTCGACTGGCTGGTGCAGCTACGCGACTCGAAGGTGCGTGAAATCGCACAACGCAGCTACGCGCTATCCGAGCACAGCCGACAGGCGATCGCGGACATGGTCGATCATCTGCGCAAGGTCGAGGGCATTCCCGACAAGGAAGCCGGGGCCGCGAAGTCGTCCTGA